A genomic segment from [Flavobacterium] thermophilum encodes:
- the arnB_1 gene encoding UDP-4-amino-4-deoxy-L-arabinose--oxoglutarate aminotransferase, which produces MKLAIDGGTPVRESFLSYGQQWIDEEDIEAVVETLRSPFITQGPKIEQFEEAIARYVGAKYAVAFANGTAALHGACFAAGISRGDEVITTPITFAASANCVLYVGGTPVFVDIDEKTYNIDPNLIEEAITSRTKAIIAVDFTGQPADLDPIREIARKYGLVLIEDAAHSLGSCYKGKKVGSLADMTMFSFHPVKHITTGEGGIIVTDDEEYYHKLKRFRTHGIITENVNNDEGPWYYEMVDLGYNYRMTDLQAALGLSQLTKLDAFVQKRREIAAIYNEAFSNVPGVCIPYQLPYVDSSWHLYVLQLQLEHFRVGRKEIFEALRAENIGVHVHYIPVYFHPYYQRLGYKKGICPVAEKWYEGALTIPIFPKMSEYDIRTVIEGVNKVLSFYRK; this is translated from the coding sequence ATGAAGTTAGCGATCGATGGGGGAACTCCTGTACGAGAATCATTTTTATCTTACGGACAGCAATGGATTGATGAAGAAGATATTGAAGCGGTGGTGGAGACATTAAGAAGCCCTTTTATTACACAAGGGCCGAAAATTGAGCAATTTGAAGAAGCAATCGCCCGCTATGTCGGGGCGAAATATGCGGTGGCGTTTGCCAATGGGACGGCCGCCCTGCATGGCGCTTGCTTTGCCGCTGGCATCTCTCGGGGAGATGAGGTGATTACGACCCCGATTACCTTCGCAGCCAGCGCCAACTGCGTGCTGTATGTTGGCGGCACGCCTGTGTTTGTGGATATTGATGAAAAAACGTACAATATCGATCCCAATCTCATCGAGGAGGCCATCACTTCGCGCACGAAGGCGATTATTGCCGTTGATTTTACAGGCCAGCCTGCCGATTTAGATCCAATTCGGGAAATCGCCAGAAAATATGGTCTCGTCCTCATCGAAGATGCAGCTCATTCTCTAGGTTCGTGTTATAAAGGAAAGAAAGTAGGCTCGTTGGCCGATATGACGATGTTCAGCTTTCATCCTGTCAAGCATATTACGACTGGTGAGGGAGGGATTATTGTCACTGACGATGAGGAGTATTATCATAAATTAAAACGCTTTCGTACGCATGGGATTATAACAGAAAATGTAAACAATGATGAAGGGCCTTGGTATTATGAGATGGTGGATCTCGGCTACAATTACCGAATGACGGATTTGCAAGCAGCGCTTGGGCTCAGCCAGTTGACAAAGCTTGATGCATTTGTGCAGAAACGGCGAGAAATTGCTGCGATCTATAATGAGGCGTTTTCTAACGTTCCTGGTGTATGCATTCCTTATCAACTTCCATATGTTGATTCTAGCTGGCATTTATATGTACTTCAGTTGCAATTGGAGCATTTCCGGGTTGGGCGTAAAGAGATATTTGAAGCGCTGCGGGCAGAAAATATCGGTGTGCACGTTCATTACATTCCAGTTTATTTTCACCCTTATTATCAACGATTAGGATACAAGAAAGGAATTTGCCCGGTGGCGGAAAAGTGGTATGAAGGGGCGTTAACGATTCCCATTTTTCCGAAAATGAGCGAATATGATATTCGAACGGTTATAGAAGGGGTAAACAAAGTGCTCTCCTTTTATCGAAAATAA
- the rfbB gene encoding dTDP-glucose 4,6-dehydratase has protein sequence MRILLTGGAGFIGRAVAKRLLDDGHDVWIVDDLSNGREENISEFRHHPNLKQFIVGDIKDERLLAQLFREHEYDLCYHLAASINVQDSIDDPRTTFFNDTVGTFYLLEQCRKHRTKLVFMSTCMVYDRCYHETGIAETHPTKPASPYAGAKIAAENMVLSYFYAYHLPVVVVRPFNTYGPYQKTSGEGGVVAIFIRKKLMGEPLHIYGDGTQTRDLLYVDDCARFVVQAGYSDKVNGEILNAGLGRDISINDLAKLIVGDEKRIEHVPHIHPQSEIQKLLCNYEKAKRLLGWEPKVSLEEGIQKTEEWIKTSRLI, from the coding sequence ATGAGAATATTGTTGACAGGCGGTGCGGGATTTATTGGGCGCGCCGTGGCGAAACGGCTACTTGACGACGGGCATGATGTCTGGATTGTGGATGACCTTTCGAATGGGCGGGAAGAAAATATTTCCGAGTTTCGCCATCATCCGAATTTGAAGCAATTCATCGTCGGGGATATCAAAGACGAACGTTTGCTTGCCCAGCTTTTTCGTGAACATGAATATGATCTTTGCTACCATTTAGCGGCATCGATTAACGTACAGGATTCCATTGATGATCCTAGAACGACGTTTTTCAACGATACGGTTGGAACGTTTTATCTTCTTGAACAATGTCGGAAGCATCGAACCAAATTGGTTTTTATGAGCACATGCATGGTGTATGACCGTTGCTATCATGAAACAGGGATTGCCGAAACTCACCCGACAAAGCCGGCTTCGCCGTATGCTGGAGCGAAAATTGCGGCGGAAAATATGGTGTTGTCTTATTTCTATGCTTATCACCTGCCCGTTGTCGTTGTGCGTCCGTTTAATACATATGGTCCTTATCAAAAAACGAGCGGCGAAGGCGGGGTTGTCGCCATCTTTATTCGGAAAAAATTGATGGGGGAGCCGTTGCACATTTACGGCGATGGCACGCAAACACGTGATTTATTGTATGTGGACGATTGTGCACGATTTGTTGTTCAGGCAGGCTATTCAGACAAGGTGAACGGGGAAATCTTGAACGCTGGATTAGGCAGGGATATTTCGATTAATGATTTAGCTAAGCTCATCGTGGGCGATGAAAAGCGGATTGAGCATGTTCCTCATATCCATCCGCAGAGCGAGATTCAAAAGTTGTTATGCAATTATGAAAAAGCAAAACGGCTGCTAGGCTGGGAGCCGAAAGTGTCTCTTGAAGAGGGGATTCAAAAGACGGAAGAATGGATCAAAACGAGCCGCCTGATATAG
- the spsE gene encoding Spore coat polysaccharide biosynthesis protein spsE — protein sequence MIKDIQIGHRLIGPNHKPFIIAEMSGNHNQSLERALAIVEAAARAGVDAVKLQTYTADTMTLDMDEGDFFIDDPDNLWQGNSLYKLYQEAYTPWEWHEPIFQRCQELGLIAFSTPFDETAVEFLEELNVPAYKIASFENTDLPLIRKVAETGKPLIISTGMATAAELDETVRAARESGCHDLILLKCTSTYPATPENSHLATIPHMRELFQCQVGLSDHTMGIGVSVAAVALGATVIEKHFTLSRAEGGVDAAFSMEPHEMAALVTETERAWQSIGHVQYGPTDAEKASLKHRRSLYIVRDMKAGETLTKENVRAIRPGNGLPPKYVDQLLGKTVKRDVEKGTPVTWDLLW from the coding sequence TTGATCAAAGACATTCAAATTGGCCATCGTCTTATTGGGCCGAATCATAAACCGTTTATTATTGCGGAAATGTCCGGCAACCATAATCAATCGTTGGAAAGAGCGTTGGCCATCGTGGAAGCAGCAGCGCGGGCAGGCGTCGATGCGGTGAAATTGCAGACGTATACGGCGGATACAATGACGCTCGATATGGACGAAGGAGATTTTTTTATTGATGACCCCGATAACCTTTGGCAGGGGAATTCGCTTTATAAGCTCTATCAGGAAGCTTACACGCCTTGGGAATGGCATGAGCCGATTTTTCAGCGTTGTCAAGAATTAGGGCTTATTGCGTTCAGCACCCCTTTTGATGAAACGGCCGTTGAGTTTTTAGAGGAACTGAATGTGCCTGCCTATAAAATCGCCTCGTTTGAAAATACGGATTTACCTTTAATCCGCAAGGTTGCCGAGACGGGGAAACCATTGATCATTTCAACAGGAATGGCAACAGCAGCGGAGTTGGACGAAACGGTCAGAGCGGCGAGGGAATCGGGTTGCCACGATCTCATTTTATTAAAATGTACAAGCACCTATCCCGCGACGCCAGAGAACTCCCATTTGGCGACGATTCCGCATATGAGAGAGCTGTTTCAATGTCAAGTCGGACTGTCCGACCATACGATGGGCATTGGAGTCAGTGTCGCCGCTGTTGCGCTCGGCGCCACTGTCATTGAAAAACATTTTACCCTTTCCCGCGCAGAAGGAGGAGTGGATGCCGCTTTTTCCATGGAACCGCATGAAATGGCTGCATTGGTGACGGAAACGGAACGGGCTTGGCAAAGCATCGGCCATGTTCAATATGGCCCTACGGACGCGGAGAAAGCATCATTGAAACATCGGCGGTCGTTATACATTGTGCGAGATATGAAGGCAGGCGAGACGTTGACGAAGGAAAATGTGCGCGCGATTCGTCCTGGCAATGGATTGCCGCCGAAATATGTTGACCAGTTGCTTGGAAAAACCGTGAAACGCGACGTGGAAAAAGGAACGCCGGTGACATGGGATTTATTATGGTAA
- a CDS encoding undecaprenyldiphospho-muramoylpentapeptide beta-N- acetylglucosaminyltransferase, translated as MNILFRVDSSFAIGTGHVMRCLALAEMLKEAGCAVYFAMRAGPGDLCDEVEHKGFPVLRLVYEGPVVQKIDAKRTIEVIRQQLPSLDWCIVDHYELDRCWEENVKAYVGRMMVIDDLANRSHECDILLDQNYYQHSQQRYHGLVPPGCRLLLGPQYMLLRPEFYEAKKFSNLRNGQVKRILLFFGGSDPTNETEKALHAFKELDGLDVEVDVVVGKANLNRFRVEQFCREIGFRYHCQIDYLAELMAKADFSLGAGGASMWERCFLGLPSAVTIVAENQRRSTEDAAAYGAVWNIGWHADVKSADYADIIDRAMASREELKHMSRKALELVGSTKEYIVHPVVEALLEG; from the coding sequence ATGAATATTTTATTCCGTGTCGACTCATCGTTTGCGATCGGCACCGGCCATGTGATGCGCTGTTTGGCGTTGGCGGAGATGCTGAAAGAAGCTGGTTGTGCCGTTTATTTTGCGATGAGGGCAGGCCCAGGGGATTTGTGCGATGAGGTTGAGCATAAAGGGTTTCCTGTGCTTCGCCTTGTGTACGAAGGACCTGTTGTACAAAAAATCGATGCGAAGCGGACGATTGAGGTGATTAGGCAGCAGCTTCCATCGCTCGATTGGTGCATTGTCGACCATTATGAGCTTGATCGCTGCTGGGAAGAAAACGTGAAAGCCTATGTCGGCCGTATGATGGTGATCGATGATTTAGCGAACCGTTCTCATGAATGCGATATTTTGTTGGATCAAAACTATTACCAGCATTCTCAACAGCGGTATCATGGACTTGTGCCGCCAGGCTGCCGTCTATTGTTAGGTCCACAATATATGTTGTTGCGGCCGGAATTTTATGAAGCGAAAAAATTCTCCAATCTTCGCAACGGTCAAGTGAAGCGGATCCTTCTGTTTTTCGGCGGCAGCGATCCGACGAATGAAACGGAGAAAGCGCTGCATGCTTTCAAGGAGTTGGATGGTCTTGATGTGGAAGTTGACGTTGTGGTAGGTAAAGCCAATTTGAATCGTTTTCGCGTGGAACAATTCTGTCGTGAAATAGGATTTCGTTACCATTGTCAAATTGATTACCTTGCCGAACTGATGGCAAAGGCGGATTTTTCGCTGGGGGCCGGCGGCGCGTCGATGTGGGAACGTTGCTTTCTCGGCTTGCCCTCTGCGGTGACAATCGTTGCGGAAAACCAAAGGCGATCGACGGAAGACGCCGCCGCGTACGGAGCCGTTTGGAATATAGGTTGGCATGCAGATGTAAAATCGGCTGATTATGCCGATATCATAGATAGAGCGATGGCTTCACGGGAAGAGCTGAAGCACATGAGCCGCAAAGCGCTCGAATTGGTAGGGAGTACAAAAGAGTATATCGTACATCCGGTCGTGGAGGCGCTATTGGAGGGATGA
- the kpsU gene encoding 3-deoxy-manno-octulosonate cytidylyltransferase has translation MKTIIIIQARMGSSRLPGKVLMPLGDTVVLDYVVSRCQQVEEIDEVMVATSTLMQDDAIENWCQKRHVSCFRGSEGDVLARYYECAKPHQPDYVIRVTADCPFVDFELANQIVAAMKAEPSDIVIVEGELPRGLVVEMVSFSALEYIYHHGKEPRHREHVTYYAYEFPTEFRRTYVQAPKDICQPQLRITLDTEEDYQLCAAVANHFKGNRLVRSSEVVQFLLAHPDVAKLNAHVQQKPVV, from the coding sequence TTGAAAACGATCATCATCATTCAAGCGCGCATGGGATCGTCCCGGCTGCCGGGAAAAGTGCTCATGCCGCTTGGGGATACGGTTGTGTTGGACTATGTTGTTTCACGATGCCAACAAGTAGAAGAAATTGATGAAGTGATGGTGGCGACGTCCACTCTGATGCAAGATGATGCGATTGAAAATTGGTGCCAGAAACGCCACGTATCTTGTTTCCGCGGCTCAGAGGGCGACGTGCTTGCCCGCTATTACGAGTGCGCTAAGCCTCATCAGCCTGATTATGTCATTCGCGTGACGGCGGATTGCCCGTTTGTTGATTTTGAACTAGCCAATCAAATTGTTGCGGCCATGAAGGCTGAGCCATCTGATATTGTCATAGTGGAAGGAGAGCTGCCGCGTGGTCTAGTTGTGGAAATGGTGTCGTTTTCCGCGCTCGAATACATTTATCATCATGGGAAAGAGCCGCGTCATCGTGAGCATGTGACGTACTACGCCTATGAATTTCCGACTGAATTCCGCCGCACCTATGTTCAAGCGCCGAAAGACATTTGTCAACCGCAGTTGCGCATCACGTTGGATACCGAAGAAGACTATCAATTGTGCGCGGCCGTTGCGAACCATTTCAAAGGGAATCGGCTCGTTCGTTCGAGCGAGGTCGTTCAGTTTTTACTGGCTCATCCCGATGTGGCCAAACTCAACGCCCACGTTCAGCAAAAACCGGTGGTGTAA
- a CDS encoding carbamoyl phosphate synthase-like protein, whose amino-acid sequence MKEVVRIHVLVTSISKKIPLLQAVRRAMQKIGMPGILIGADRNSSCIGQYFVDEFWPMPSLEQFTVEEFISICRQKCIRFIIPTRDGELPFFSFYRQVFEENGIFVMVSERSAIEICFDKLRFYELLSAQGFPVIPTALSLEELNDGDYVVKERYGAGARNIGICLTKEEANRHAKKLEAPVFQPFIAGTEISIDLYMTRMGRAKGAVARKRDYVVNGESHITTTIRNEKLEGMCTAVASYLGLYGHAVMQAIIDREGQFHLIECNPRFGGASTLSIEAGLDSFYWFFLEAQGRNLDDYPFHRSPKEKRQIRHPADFVIDW is encoded by the coding sequence GTGAAAGAGGTGGTTCGTATACACGTCTTAGTGACCAGCATTTCCAAAAAGATTCCGTTGCTTCAAGCGGTTCGACGCGCCATGCAGAAAATCGGAATGCCAGGGATTTTGATCGGGGCTGATCGAAACAGTAGCTGCATTGGCCAATATTTTGTCGACGAATTTTGGCCCATGCCTTCACTTGAACAGTTCACTGTTGAAGAATTCATTTCGATTTGCCGTCAAAAGTGCATCCGCTTTATTATACCGACAAGAGATGGCGAGCTTCCGTTCTTTTCGTTCTATCGTCAAGTATTCGAAGAGAACGGTATATTTGTCATGGTGTCTGAACGGAGCGCGATTGAGATTTGTTTTGACAAGTTGCGGTTTTATGAACTGCTCTCTGCTCAAGGGTTTCCTGTCATCCCGACAGCGCTTTCGCTGGAAGAGCTGAACGATGGTGATTATGTTGTGAAGGAGCGTTACGGAGCGGGGGCGAGAAACATAGGGATTTGTTTAACGAAAGAGGAAGCAAATCGGCATGCCAAGAAGCTGGAGGCCCCTGTTTTTCAACCTTTTATCGCTGGGACAGAGATCAGCATCGATCTCTACATGACGCGGATGGGGCGAGCGAAAGGAGCAGTAGCGCGAAAAAGAGATTACGTGGTCAATGGGGAGTCGCACATCACCACCACGATCAGAAATGAAAAATTAGAGGGCATGTGTACCGCTGTCGCCTCCTATTTAGGGTTATACGGGCATGCGGTGATGCAGGCGATCATTGATCGTGAGGGGCAGTTTCATCTCATCGAGTGCAACCCCCGCTTTGGCGGGGCTTCGACGTTAAGCATCGAAGCGGGTTTGGACAGTTTTTATTGGTTCTTTCTTGAGGCGCAGGGGAGGAATTTGGACGATTATCCATTTCATCGTTCACCGAAAGAGAAGAGGCAAATTCGACATCCGGCCGATTTTGTGATTGATTGGTGA
- the hdl IVa gene encoding (S)-2-haloacid dehalogenase 4A: MDYSGYIFDLDDTLYCEHDYVRSGFRAVANELAKQRPDIGIDGIHQMLIDEWRRNGRGRVFDDVCKQLGIDADIVRLVRLYRSHRPDISLYDDAKEVLVHLRQAGKKLGIITDGDSTMQWAKIKALELEHVVDAIIVTGDLGREHWKPSETPYRKMVKDLGLDFCDCVYIGDNPNKDFIAAKRLGMGTVRVIRDVGDHMRTKLGDEYEADMTIHSLTELIERRL; this comes from the coding sequence ATGGATTATAGTGGATACATCTTCGACCTCGACGACACGCTGTATTGTGAACACGATTACGTCAGATCGGGATTTCGGGCGGTGGCGAATGAGCTGGCGAAGCAGCGTCCAGACATAGGGATAGACGGCATTCATCAAATGCTGATCGATGAATGGCGGCGAAATGGACGTGGACGGGTGTTTGATGACGTATGCAAGCAACTGGGGATTGACGCCGATATTGTCCGCCTCGTCCGTCTTTACCGCAGTCATCGGCCCGATATTTCGCTATATGATGATGCGAAGGAAGTCCTGGTTCATTTGCGACAGGCAGGAAAAAAGCTCGGCATCATCACGGATGGAGATTCGACGATGCAATGGGCGAAAATCAAAGCGCTTGAACTTGAGCATGTCGTAGATGCCATCATCGTAACCGGGGATTTGGGAAGAGAACATTGGAAGCCGAGCGAGACGCCGTATCGCAAGATGGTGAAGGATTTGGGATTGGATTTTTGCGATTGCGTATACATCGGCGATAACCCCAATAAAGACTTTATTGCTGCGAAAAGGCTTGGGATGGGCACGGTGCGGGTCATTCGAGATGTCGGCGATCATATGCGAACGAAGTTGGGGGACGAATACGAAGCGGACATGACGATTCATTCGTTGACCGAATTGATTGAAAGGCGTTTGTAG
- the kfoC gene encoding Chondroitin polymerase, giving the protein MSPFLFGCQFMLVNLLNYSISITSQIKRVVSMSGQLFFSIITPVYNGEKFLNENAQSWLKQTYPNFEVIYVDDGSSDNSRNLIEEIVKCDQRFKLVCQDHVGIAQAIKRGIQEAGSNYIVFMDQDDIAMPWRLEKTAEAFANGAELIMGDYEIIDEFGKPTGRIVSFPSFITSENLLLEQFKRTYFLGSAMAFKYKGDFEFHVDSGGATDYDISLKMLLRDYQFVYIPDILIRYRVHNRNTSANYSKQKQDVKTIFSQYEHQELFQHLLQKGFNPFEVSLSLGICYLFQNNLDVASPYLQKAMLLIDQSDRRTYQECMFYNSVLYFLLDAYDKSFELLHDLVKKGYNNPSIFNNIGVMLVYFDQIAKAKDWFNQARDLNKQYSDVAHNLKLLNDNHVDYRDYKFTTRLLREVLTHIQIK; this is encoded by the coding sequence ATGTCTCCTTTTTTGTTTGGTTGTCAATTTATGTTAGTAAATTTGCTCAACTACAGTATATCAATCACCAGTCAAATAAAAAGGGTTGTTAGTATGAGTGGACAGTTATTTTTCAGTATTATCACCCCGGTCTATAACGGCGAAAAATTTTTAAATGAGAATGCGCAAAGTTGGTTAAAGCAAACATATCCAAACTTTGAGGTCATATACGTGGATGATGGAAGTAGCGATAATTCGAGAAATTTGATTGAAGAAATAGTAAAATGTGATCAACGATTTAAGTTAGTCTGTCAAGATCATGTTGGTATCGCGCAAGCTATAAAAAGAGGAATTCAAGAAGCTGGTAGCAATTATATTGTTTTCATGGACCAAGATGATATTGCTATGCCTTGGCGGTTAGAGAAAACAGCAGAAGCGTTTGCCAATGGTGCTGAGTTGATTATGGGGGACTATGAAATTATTGATGAGTTTGGAAAGCCGACTGGAAGGATTGTTTCTTTCCCTTCTTTTATCACCTCAGAAAATCTATTGCTTGAACAATTTAAGAGAACTTATTTCTTAGGTTCAGCTATGGCTTTTAAATATAAAGGTGATTTCGAGTTTCATGTCGATAGTGGTGGAGCAACGGATTATGATATTTCTTTGAAAATGCTACTAAGGGATTACCAATTTGTATATATTCCTGACATTTTAATCCGGTATCGTGTTCATAATCGTAATACATCAGCGAACTATAGTAAACAAAAACAGGATGTAAAAACGATCTTTAGCCAATATGAGCATCAAGAACTGTTTCAACATTTGCTGCAAAAGGGATTTAATCCATTTGAAGTAAGTTTATCGTTGGGGATATGTTATTTGTTTCAAAATAACTTGGATGTTGCTTCACCGTATTTGCAAAAAGCGATGTTGTTGATCGACCAATCTGATAGAAGAACGTATCAGGAATGCATGTTTTATAATAGCGTGTTATATTTCTTATTGGATGCATATGATAAAAGCTTTGAATTATTACATGATTTGGTGAAAAAGGGGTATAATAATCCGTCTATATTTAATAATATAGGAGTAATGCTTGTCTATTTTGATCAAATCGCAAAAGCCAAAGACTGGTTTAATCAAGCGCGTGATTTGAATAAGCAGTATAGTGATGTAGCCCATAATTTAAAGTTGTTGAATGATAATCATGTGGATTATAGAGATTATAAATTTACAACAAGGCTTCTTAGAGAGGTTTTGACACATATTCAAATTAAATAA
- a CDS encoding N-glycosyltransferase, translating into MLHVYRNFEIIIINNNSMEEETYLFFDELQKMDNIHIIDLPIEFNYSKLNNIAAKKSKGDYLLFLNNDTEVITNNWIEELVSYAQQAHIGAVGAKLIYPNNTIQHAGVVIGKGAAWHAFYGYPSNFPSNEMLYVTRNCSAVTGACLMVSRKIFEEVDGFDEELDVVYNDVDLCLKIWEKGYYNVWNPNVLLYHYEGATRGKAHPKNNTDYFCKKWYKLLEKGDPFDTAERMKRERLRHSLQNNARKNQRDIYIWGAGSSGYRMYSTINEIEFAIKGFIDSDPAKWDKFLFDLPIFSPTILQSKALKPYVIIASMYSDEIKSELVKMGYEQQKDFWVDHSDF; encoded by the coding sequence ATGTTGCATGTATATAGAAATTTTGAAATCATTATAATCAATAATAATAGTATGGAAGAAGAAACGTATTTGTTTTTTGATGAACTGCAAAAAATGGATAATATTCATATAATAGATTTGCCCATAGAATTCAATTACTCTAAATTAAATAATATAGCCGCTAAAAAATCTAAAGGTGATTATTTATTGTTTTTAAATAATGATACGGAAGTTATAACTAATAACTGGATTGAAGAGTTAGTTAGCTATGCACAACAAGCACATATTGGAGCGGTTGGAGCAAAATTGATTTATCCTAATAATACTATTCAACATGCTGGAGTCGTAATTGGCAAAGGGGCTGCTTGGCATGCTTTTTATGGTTATCCTTCAAATTTTCCTAGTAATGAGATGCTTTATGTTACAAGGAATTGTTCAGCTGTTACAGGCGCCTGTTTAATGGTATCTAGGAAGATTTTTGAAGAGGTAGATGGTTTTGATGAAGAATTGGATGTTGTTTATAATGACGTAGATCTATGCCTAAAAATATGGGAAAAAGGATACTACAATGTTTGGAATCCTAATGTTTTGCTTTATCATTATGAAGGTGCTACTAGAGGAAAAGCTCATCCTAAAAATAATACGGATTATTTTTGTAAAAAATGGTATAAACTACTAGAAAAAGGCGATCCATTTGATACAGCAGAAAGAATGAAGAGAGAAAGACTACGTCATTCACTTCAAAATAATGCGAGAAAAAATCAGAGAGATATATACATATGGGGAGCTGGAAGTAGCGGTTATAGAATGTATTCGACGATTAATGAGATTGAATTTGCGATAAAGGGATTTATAGACAGTGATCCAGCCAAATGGGATAAGTTCTTATTTGATCTGCCTATTTTTTCTCCTACAATACTGCAGTCAAAAGCACTGAAACCTTATGTGATAATAGCTTCAATGTATTCAGATGAGATTAAGAGTGAGTTGGTTAAGATGGGTTATGAGCAACAAAAAGATTTTTGGGTAGATCATTCAGACTTTTAA
- a CDS encoding Transposase and inactivated derivatives encodes MKRLKITNDHGWTPRTLRKQERKIKNTLLRQRVMAVRLVMEGYLGKEVASMVNVCRQTVSHYVSLFNEGGLELLLHRDFAPGREPFLTEEQQEKIKQLVLTTTPAELGWDVASAWNTKLLQSYVAKQFGVSISREALRKLLHRKGLSWTRPTYTLAKGNPDEQKQFEKQMDLIKKNLITKETEDAVLLYIDETHIRSYHVLRSTWSEVGRQKQVPTFGHHAHVSLFGAVNVHDGETVLHQTTAANAATFLDFLRMLKERYPDRLMVLVLDNARIHHAKMVKEFLREEGQCFHFIYLPPYSPQLNPIERLWKWLKDTVIANVFHKDRNDIIQAITRFVNYIHERPEEVLQRLGCAG; translated from the coding sequence ATGAAACGTCTCAAAATCACCAACGATCACGGATGGACACCTCGGACACTTCGCAAACAGGAACGGAAAATCAAAAACACCCTTCTTCGCCAACGTGTGATGGCCGTCCGCCTGGTCATGGAAGGCTATTTGGGCAAAGAGGTGGCCTCCATGGTCAACGTGTGCCGACAAACCGTTTCCCATTATGTGTCGCTGTTCAACGAAGGCGGTCTGGAGCTCTTGCTTCATCGGGATTTCGCCCCTGGGCGGGAGCCGTTTCTCACGGAAGAACAGCAAGAAAAGATCAAACAGCTTGTATTGACCACCACTCCCGCGGAACTGGGCTGGGACGTCGCTTCGGCGTGGAACACCAAACTCCTGCAATCCTATGTCGCAAAGCAATTCGGTGTTTCCATTTCCCGCGAAGCGTTGCGAAAACTCCTGCACCGCAAAGGGCTGTCGTGGACACGACCGACGTACACACTGGCGAAAGGAAATCCGGATGAGCAAAAGCAATTTGAAAAACAAATGGATCTGATAAAAAAAAACTTGATCACCAAGGAGACAGAAGATGCTGTTCTTCTGTACATCGATGAAACCCATATCCGCTCTTACCATGTCTTGCGGTCCACATGGTCGGAAGTCGGCCGCCAAAAACAAGTGCCGACGTTTGGCCATCATGCCCACGTATCGCTGTTTGGCGCGGTCAACGTCCATGATGGTGAAACGGTGCTTCATCAAACAACTGCCGCCAATGCTGCGACGTTCTTGGATTTCTTGAGAATGCTCAAAGAGCGCTATCCAGACCGTCTCATGGTCTTGGTGTTGGATAACGCCCGCATTCACCATGCCAAGATGGTCAAGGAGTTTTTGCGGGAAGAAGGGCAGTGTTTTCACTTTATTTACCTTCCTCCCTATTCGCCACAGCTGAACCCGATCGAACGCTTATGGAAATGGCTGAAAGATACGGTGATTGCCAATGTATTTCACAAGGATCGCAACGATATCATTCAAGCCATTACTCGGTTTGTCAACTACATCCACGAACGTCCGGAGGAAGTGCTGCAGCGCTTAGGGTGTGCAGGATGA